One window of Thermocoleostomius sinensis A174 genomic DNA carries:
- a CDS encoding DUF2470 domain-containing protein — protein sequence MANAFIPEISDRICSHMNDDHADAVALYAKVFGNEPDTIAATMQKIDAQGMDLTVQTPDAQKSVRIAFDHDLQDAEDAHHTLIAMVKQARQAGP from the coding sequence ATGGCGAACGCCTTTATCCCCGAAATTAGCGATCGGATCTGTAGCCACATGAATGATGATCATGCCGATGCTGTCGCCCTGTATGCCAAGGTGTTTGGCAATGAACCCGACACGATTGCCGCCACAATGCAGAAGATTGATGCCCAGGGGATGGATCTAACTGTGCAAACACCCGATGCCCAGAAATCTGTGCGCATTGCCTTCGATCATGATTTACAAGATGCGGAAGACGCACACCACACATTAATTGCTATGGTGAAGCAAGCAAGGCAGGCTGGCCCCTAA
- a CDS encoding carbohydrate ABC transporter permease, which translates to MRQASTWLVFILLALGAILVLYPLAVVLRASLTPADVLSNIGAMNTGWTLANYQEAWRQGNFLLAFANSTIVALAVTAFQIITSALAGYALARLSFRGRQAILLIVLATLVIPFQILVIPIFLVLKWGHLINTYWALILPTAANGFGIFLMRQYFQTIPVELEEAAALDGANRVQILWRIVLPLARPALVTLFLFAFIGEWNDLFKPLVFTTRPELRTVQLALAEFQEQFTNRWAVLMAAVIIATIPVVLLFLVSQRQFLRGMAATGLKN; encoded by the coding sequence ATGAGGCAAGCCAGCACTTGGCTAGTCTTCATCCTGCTGGCTCTGGGGGCAATACTCGTGCTATATCCCTTGGCGGTGGTGCTGCGAGCGTCGCTGACCCCGGCTGACGTGCTTTCAAATATCGGAGCCATGAACACAGGTTGGACATTGGCCAATTATCAAGAAGCCTGGCGGCAAGGAAATTTTTTGCTGGCGTTTGCCAACTCAACAATCGTGGCGTTAGCGGTGACAGCATTTCAAATTATCACCTCGGCACTGGCCGGCTATGCTTTAGCCCGACTGTCATTTCGAGGGCGACAAGCCATTTTGCTGATTGTTTTGGCGACGCTGGTGATTCCGTTTCAAATTCTAGTAATTCCCATTTTTCTTGTTCTAAAATGGGGGCATTTAATTAACACCTACTGGGCCCTAATTTTGCCCACTGCCGCTAACGGATTTGGCATCTTTCTGATGCGGCAGTATTTTCAAACCATTCCCGTTGAGTTAGAGGAAGCTGCGGCTCTAGACGGAGCCAATCGTGTTCAAATCCTGTGGCGAATTGTATTACCGTTGGCCCGTCCGGCCTTGGTAACGCTATTTCTGTTTGCCTTCATTGGTGAATGGAACGATTTGTTCAAGCCGCTCGTTTTCACTACCCGTCCAGAACTGCGAACTGTACAGTTGGCCCTAGCAGAATTTCAAGAGCAATTCACTAACCGCTGGGCCGTGTTGATGGCTGCCGTTATCATCGCCACCATTCCCGTTGTGCTGCTGTTTTTGGTCAGCCAGCGACAGTTTCTACGTGGCATGGCTGCAACCGGATTAAAGAACTAA
- a CDS encoding TlyA family RNA methyltransferase gives MTKQRLDTLLVERQLCNSRQQAQRLIRAGEVMVNQQVVDKPGTEIEEVAEIQIKHRSPYVSRGGEKLAKALQEFNVPVSDRVCLDGGISTGGFTDCLLQAGAKLVYGIDVGYGQVAWSLRQDARLILRERTNLRHLTPADLYADNRPLPDLGVVDVSFISLTKVLLPLWHLLQPPREVILLVKPQFEVGREKVGKKGVVRETRDQAEAIDQVLQAAQALGWDYHGLTWSPLLGPAGNIEYLLWLSEPQQSERDRSTLDIAALEQLTKAAQQSLRQSMT, from the coding sequence TTGACCAAACAACGCCTCGACACCCTTCTTGTAGAACGGCAACTCTGCAACTCTCGCCAGCAGGCCCAGCGGTTGATTCGGGCAGGCGAGGTCATGGTCAATCAACAGGTAGTGGATAAACCTGGAACCGAAATTGAAGAGGTTGCCGAGATTCAGATCAAACACCGATCGCCCTATGTTTCCAGGGGAGGGGAAAAACTTGCCAAAGCTCTACAAGAATTTAATGTGCCAGTGAGCGATCGGGTGTGTCTGGACGGTGGCATTTCGACGGGTGGCTTCACCGATTGTTTGCTGCAAGCCGGGGCAAAGCTGGTATATGGCATTGATGTGGGCTATGGGCAAGTGGCCTGGAGTTTGCGTCAAGATGCACGTTTGATTTTGCGGGAGCGCACAAACTTACGCCATCTCACGCCCGCAGATCTGTATGCAGACAATCGACCGCTGCCTGACCTTGGTGTAGTGGATGTATCGTTTATCTCCCTCACCAAAGTTCTGTTGCCCCTTTGGCATTTGCTGCAACCGCCGCGTGAAGTGATTTTGCTGGTGAAGCCGCAGTTTGAAGTGGGGCGCGAGAAGGTCGGCAAAAAAGGTGTGGTACGTGAAACCCGCGATCAGGCAGAGGCGATCGATCAGGTATTGCAAGCAGCGCAAGCATTGGGTTGGGACTATCACGGCTTAACCTGGTCGCCCTTATTAGGACCAGCCGGTAATATTGAATATTTGCTGTGGTTAAGTGAACCGCAACAGAGTGAGCGCGATCGATCAACGCTTGATATAGCTGCACTGGAGCAACTGACCAAAGCGGCGCAGCAGTCCTTGCGACAGTCCATGACTTAG
- a CDS encoding metallophosphoesterase family protein, which translates to MSWTPLSDRLFHLPLILAGPILRRTEPDAVTVWVALRQACDVTLEVYATEGEGRSIDQLQMQGSRATISIGQHLHLVAVTARTTQQRLTPGQVYVYDLKFQRSTVGNSSESEPWSLPQALNSMALPRMSVSYFDHQLPSFCLPPDDLNYLRIVHGSCRKAHGGARDALPILDDLLEQHCTIAQTRPHQLFLTGDQIYGDEVADPLLMALTDAGDTLLGWQEALPIDPALHSGVAPLLPCHLLPGQRSQVAEDIGGFTAGLYDQPECAKSHLFGFGEYCATYLFAWSPVLWTDFPGANAVGRSSKAAKTWEQERQIIETFAQTLGKVRRALANIATYMIFDDHDVTDDWYLNREWCLRVLGKSLGRRSVQNGMLAYALFQGWGNRPEDFEAGARGESLLLAAQRWAASEGTDQAAETNIARYLGIPDRDATGIPLFRLDGQVLILDRSKEALEWNYVVRGPRYEAIVLDTRTWRGYPADQPTNAPPMLLSPTAFDRQLRQTMQSSRQRRQTEQFPLEATLVVAPTNLVSLEAIDWVQTWNLKQGKTFHNDVGDAWNINKHAFSKLLNTLFEQRDRIIVLSGDIHYGSTVCLHYWSRQLENDRVDLLQADRIQPDRSEKPHVLVQLTSSAIKNAELKTRIVHTKIKSLVAEKPQDWAGWTQPVELLKVRSFLGFRSTKPLPPPAHLPDVQRLHRTHGNLAWDIAVRLPQAFPDWRYHIEWSKRQPAQRVSVRSSLSTRPPQTWLHRLTHWFVQHFWHNRWLQEGREVVGLNNIGLVQFHWSAQSETYLVHHDLHWYAPWEPGTVVYSRYTVPLDLELPPPTLPIVQPISQTKRKIPPIP; encoded by the coding sequence ATGTCCTGGACTCCGCTAAGTGATCGCCTATTCCACCTGCCGCTGATTTTAGCCGGGCCCATTCTGCGACGAACCGAGCCAGATGCCGTGACGGTGTGGGTGGCACTGCGACAGGCCTGCGATGTGACACTGGAGGTGTATGCAACGGAAGGAGAAGGCCGATCGATCGACCAGTTGCAGATGCAGGGCAGCCGAGCCACCATTTCCATCGGACAACATCTGCATCTAGTGGCAGTAACCGCCCGAACCACCCAGCAGCGCTTAACGCCCGGACAGGTGTATGTCTATGATCTGAAATTTCAGCGATCGACGGTTGGCAACTCGTCGGAGTCAGAGCCATGGAGCCTACCACAGGCGCTTAATTCTATGGCACTACCCCGCATGTCGGTTAGTTATTTTGACCATCAGCTTCCCAGCTTTTGCCTGCCGCCCGACGATCTGAACTATCTGCGGATTGTGCATGGCTCTTGTCGCAAAGCTCATGGTGGGGCGCGGGATGCTCTACCCATTCTCGATGACTTACTAGAGCAACACTGCACGATCGCTCAAACTAGACCGCACCAACTGTTTCTCACTGGCGATCAGATCTATGGCGATGAAGTCGCTGATCCGTTATTGATGGCGCTGACCGATGCTGGCGATACGCTGCTTGGTTGGCAGGAAGCATTGCCGATCGATCCAGCGTTGCACTCCGGGGTTGCTCCGCTGCTGCCGTGCCACCTACTGCCGGGACAACGGAGCCAAGTTGCCGAAGATATAGGCGGATTCACCGCCGGACTGTATGATCAACCCGAATGTGCTAAAAGCCACTTGTTCGGATTTGGGGAATACTGTGCCACCTATTTGTTTGCTTGGTCGCCGGTGCTGTGGACGGATTTTCCTGGTGCCAACGCCGTGGGTCGATCGTCCAAGGCGGCGAAAACCTGGGAACAAGAGCGCCAAATTATTGAAACATTTGCCCAAACCTTAGGAAAAGTGCGGCGGGCCTTGGCCAATATCGCTACATATATGATCTTCGATGATCATGATGTAACCGATGACTGGTACTTAAACCGAGAATGGTGTTTGCGCGTGCTCGGTAAGTCTTTGGGGCGGCGATCGGTGCAAAACGGCATGTTGGCCTATGCGCTCTTTCAAGGCTGGGGCAACCGTCCAGAAGATTTTGAGGCAGGAGCACGGGGAGAATCATTGCTGCTGGCGGCCCAACGCTGGGCCGCCTCGGAGGGAACCGATCAAGCGGCCGAGACAAACATTGCGCGCTATTTAGGCATTCCTGATCGCGATGCTACCGGAATCCCCCTGTTTCGCCTGGATGGGCAAGTGCTGATTCTCGATCGATCTAAGGAGGCGCTGGAGTGGAACTATGTTGTGCGAGGTCCACGCTATGAGGCGATAGTGCTTGATACTCGAACTTGGCGCGGCTATCCTGCCGATCAGCCCACCAATGCACCGCCTATGTTGCTTAGTCCGACCGCCTTCGATCGCCAGTTACGACAAACTATGCAGTCGTCGAGGCAGCGTCGGCAAACCGAACAATTTCCGCTAGAAGCTACTTTGGTTGTGGCCCCGACCAACTTGGTGAGCCTGGAAGCGATCGATTGGGTACAAACATGGAACCTGAAACAAGGCAAAACCTTTCACAACGATGTGGGAGATGCCTGGAACATCAATAAGCATGCCTTCTCGAAGCTGTTGAATACCCTGTTTGAGCAACGCGATCGAATTATTGTCCTCTCTGGGGATATTCACTATGGCTCGACCGTGTGTCTGCACTATTGGTCTCGTCAACTGGAGAACGATCGGGTGGATTTGTTACAGGCAGATCGAATTCAACCGGATCGATCCGAAAAACCCCACGTTTTGGTGCAACTAACCTCCAGCGCTATCAAAAACGCCGAGCTTAAAACCCGCATTGTACACACAAAAATTAAATCGCTGGTGGCAGAAAAACCGCAGGATTGGGCTGGATGGACACAACCTGTAGAATTGCTCAAAGTCCGATCGTTTCTGGGCTTTCGCTCTACCAAGCCCCTGCCGCCGCCTGCTCATCTCCCCGATGTTCAGCGGTTGCACCGTACTCATGGCAACTTAGCCTGGGATATCGCAGTCCGTCTGCCCCAAGCTTTTCCCGATTGGCGATACCATATCGAATGGAGCAAGCGCCAACCTGCTCAAAGGGTGTCGGTGCGATCGAGCCTGTCAACTCGTCCACCCCAAACTTGGCTACACCGCTTGACACACTGGTTTGTGCAGCACTTTTGGCATAACCGCTGGCTGCAAGAAGGGCGCGAAGTGGTGGGTCTCAACAATATTGGTTTGGTGCAGTTCCACTGGTCGGCGCAGTCTGAAACCTACTTAGTTCATCACGATCTGCATTGGTACGCTCCCTGGGAACCGGGCACAGTCGTTTATAGCCGCTATACTGTTCCGCTGGACCTAGAGCTTCCACCCCCTACCCTGCCCATCGTTCAGCCAATCAGTCAAACAAAGAGAAAGATACCCCCCATTCCTTAG
- a CDS encoding aldehyde oxygenase (deformylating) produces MQQLDISPEIDFHSEAYKDAYSRINAIVIEGEQEAFANYNRLAELLPDSKEQLISLAKMESRHKKGFQACGKNLQVTADMDFAQKFFADLHRNFQEAAAEGRVVTCLLIQSLIIECFAISAYNIYIPVADDFARKITEGVVKDEYMHLNFGEEWLKANFEASKAELEEANKQNLPLVWRMLNDVAADAEVLGMEKEALVEDFMISYGEALSNIGFTTRDIMRMSAYGLSAA; encoded by the coding sequence ATGCAGCAGCTTGACATCAGCCCAGAGATTGATTTTCACAGCGAAGCATACAAAGATGCCTACAGCCGCATCAACGCGATCGTCATTGAGGGCGAGCAAGAAGCATTTGCAAACTACAATCGACTGGCTGAACTGCTGCCAGACTCGAAAGAACAATTAATCAGCTTGGCGAAGATGGAGAGTCGCCACAAGAAAGGGTTCCAAGCTTGTGGCAAAAACCTGCAAGTGACCGCCGATATGGACTTTGCTCAAAAATTCTTTGCTGATTTGCACCGCAACTTTCAGGAAGCCGCTGCCGAAGGTCGGGTTGTCACCTGTCTATTGATTCAATCACTGATTATTGAGTGCTTTGCCATTTCGGCGTACAACATTTATATTCCTGTAGCAGATGACTTCGCTCGCAAAATCACTGAAGGCGTGGTGAAAGACGAATACATGCACCTCAACTTTGGGGAAGAGTGGTTAAAGGCGAATTTTGAGGCTTCCAAAGCAGAACTGGAGGAAGCTAACAAGCAAAATCTACCCCTGGTTTGGCGGATGCTGAATGATGTGGCCGCAGATGCAGAAGTGTTAGGCATGGAAAAAGAAGCGTTAGTGGAAGATTTCATGATTAGCTACGGCGAGGCGCTTAGCAATATTGGCTTTACCACCCGTGACATTATGCGGATGTCTGCTTACGGACTATCGGCTGCCTAG
- a CDS encoding alpha-mannosidase yields the protein MTNFATSAALKNPSAGDRISATIHRLRQLTQLDVQAGWRSHLGDLPVAQATQSTTWQRWATVTRNDRGHVTWVKGRKVLWLGQRIVVPHNLQGYYLQGLTLRLGLTWWAENAQIYVNGKLVQEGDLFDAVTRILLSASVNIQDAIEVAIRLVSPGHDNGALVRSICFYERPNQSLNPPEPSFVADELAVLQDYLTTFAPDKLASVATATETLPWSVLTVTDRASFDRGLTALRQQLQPLSSLLKHRKIQLLGHAHLDLAWLWPVSETWQVAERTFQSVLQLQQEFPELIFGHSTPALYAWIENNRPELFAAIKNQIVAGQWEVIAGLWIEPELNLVNGESLARQVLYGQRYVKEKFGQVSIIAWLPDTFGFCWQFPQILQQGDVEYFVTQKLRWNDTTQFPHDLFWWQGLDGTKILSLNSAPIGEGIDPIKMATYARTWETKTKQQTAFWLPGVGDHGGGPTRDMLEMARRWQQSPFFPQLEFTTAQTFLDEIKTRSTSNPQPSIPNLPTWNNELYLEFHRGCYTTHADQKWWNRRCEDVLYEAELFASLTTLLLNQPYPQAAIETAWKQVLFNHFHDILPGSSIPEVFIDANWDWETAAQTGKTIRDRALHSLAQQIQFPPPPHTNARTIVVFNQLNWTRSEVVTVSVEQSGFAEQKCYWQICDLNGRPIDSQLEFENRNGSYFWHLSFLAENIPGVGYRSFWLCPEKEGRSVTKPWPTNVFVLENEFLQVTVDPTTGNLSRLFDRVHKRDMLSRPGNQLQAFRDSGQYWDAWNIDPKYAQYPLPAPQLISIQYEAKGAIMTRIRVVRKLGQSTFHQVYVLDKGARVLKIQTQVDWQERHVLVKAAFPLNMDAATATYDIPFGAIQRSTRPQTAHEKAKWEVPALRWADLSDTASNNSYGFSVLSDGKHGYDCQPHQIRLTLLRSPAWPDPNADRGLHQFTYAVYPHDRNWQTAHTLRRGYELNQPLRIVQTQPTASLPTPHSPLPSSGQFVNLSANNLVLSAFKRSEESPDQWIIRCYESHGQSATIDWSSGFSPILGQRLNVKAVKSANLLERPTTQAPSPIAPWRIATFLMSEL from the coding sequence ATGACGAACTTTGCCACTTCTGCTGCGTTGAAAAATCCGTCTGCGGGCGATCGGATCTCCGCCACAATTCATCGATTGCGGCAGTTAACTCAATTGGATGTTCAGGCTGGTTGGCGATCGCATTTAGGAGATTTACCAGTTGCTCAAGCAACACAGTCTACGACGTGGCAACGCTGGGCAACGGTGACACGCAACGATCGCGGTCATGTCACGTGGGTCAAAGGTCGTAAGGTGTTGTGGCTGGGACAGCGGATTGTCGTACCGCATAATTTGCAAGGCTATTATCTGCAAGGGTTGACGCTGCGACTGGGGCTGACGTGGTGGGCAGAGAACGCACAAATTTATGTCAACGGCAAACTGGTACAGGAAGGCGACTTGTTTGATGCGGTGACGCGCATTCTGCTGAGTGCATCGGTAAACATTCAAGATGCAATCGAGGTGGCAATTCGTTTGGTGAGTCCGGGACACGATAATGGGGCACTGGTGCGATCGATCTGTTTCTATGAACGCCCCAATCAGAGCTTGAATCCACCAGAACCGAGCTTTGTTGCCGATGAGCTAGCGGTATTGCAGGACTATCTCACAACCTTCGCTCCCGACAAACTAGCCAGTGTGGCAACGGCAACCGAAACGTTGCCTTGGTCGGTACTGACCGTCACCGATCGTGCCAGTTTCGATCGAGGTTTGACGGCACTGCGGCAACAACTTCAACCGCTCAGCAGTTTACTCAAACACCGGAAAATTCAGCTATTGGGACATGCTCACCTGGATTTGGCCTGGCTGTGGCCCGTCAGTGAAACCTGGCAAGTGGCAGAACGTACATTTCAGTCGGTGCTCCAGCTTCAGCAAGAATTTCCTGAATTAATCTTTGGACACTCAACCCCTGCACTTTATGCCTGGATTGAAAATAACCGTCCAGAGCTATTTGCAGCCATCAAAAACCAGATAGTCGCCGGGCAATGGGAGGTGATCGCGGGACTGTGGATCGAGCCGGAACTGAATCTCGTCAACGGAGAATCGCTGGCGCGGCAAGTGCTGTATGGGCAACGCTATGTAAAAGAGAAGTTTGGTCAAGTGAGCATCATTGCCTGGTTGCCTGATACGTTTGGCTTCTGCTGGCAGTTTCCCCAAATTCTTCAGCAAGGTGACGTGGAATACTTTGTGACGCAAAAGCTGCGCTGGAATGACACCACCCAATTTCCCCATGATCTATTTTGGTGGCAAGGATTGGATGGCACAAAGATTCTCAGCCTCAACTCGGCTCCGATCGGCGAAGGCATTGATCCAATAAAAATGGCAACCTATGCCCGCACGTGGGAGACCAAAACCAAGCAACAAACGGCTTTCTGGCTGCCAGGCGTAGGTGATCATGGCGGCGGCCCTACCCGCGATATGTTAGAAATGGCGCGGCGGTGGCAACAGTCTCCCTTCTTTCCGCAACTGGAATTTACCACCGCCCAAACCTTTCTCGACGAAATCAAGACCCGGTCAACCTCTAACCCCCAACCCTCAATTCCCAATCTCCCCACTTGGAACAACGAACTTTACCTAGAATTCCATCGCGGCTGCTACACCACTCATGCGGACCAAAAATGGTGGAATCGTCGCTGTGAGGATGTGCTCTACGAAGCGGAATTGTTTGCGTCGCTAACCACGCTGCTGCTGAATCAGCCCTATCCGCAAGCAGCGATCGAAACGGCTTGGAAACAAGTGCTGTTCAATCACTTCCATGATATTTTGCCAGGCTCGTCCATTCCGGAGGTGTTTATAGATGCTAACTGGGATTGGGAAACGGCGGCCCAAACCGGTAAAACTATTCGCGATCGAGCATTACACTCCTTGGCGCAACAAATTCAGTTTCCCCCGCCTCCCCACACCAATGCTCGAACGATCGTGGTATTCAACCAACTGAACTGGACTCGATCGGAAGTGGTGACGGTTTCAGTAGAACAATCCGGTTTTGCGGAACAGAAATGTTACTGGCAGATCTGCGATTTAAACGGACGACCGATCGACTCACAGCTTGAGTTTGAAAACCGTAACGGCAGCTATTTCTGGCATTTGTCTTTCTTGGCTGAAAATATTCCCGGCGTTGGCTATCGCAGCTTCTGGCTCTGTCCTGAGAAAGAGGGGCGATCGGTGACAAAACCCTGGCCAACGAATGTTTTTGTTTTAGAGAACGAGTTTTTGCAAGTCACGGTTGATCCAACAACGGGCAATTTATCTCGCCTGTTCGATCGTGTCCACAAGCGCGACATGCTCAGCCGTCCTGGTAATCAACTACAGGCATTTCGCGACAGCGGACAATACTGGGATGCCTGGAATATTGATCCGAAATATGCACAATATCCCTTGCCTGCACCGCAACTAATCAGTATTCAGTACGAAGCAAAGGGGGCGATCATGACTCGCATTCGCGTTGTGCGCAAACTAGGGCAATCTACATTTCATCAAGTTTATGTATTAGACAAAGGCGCTCGCGTCCTGAAAATTCAAACGCAGGTAGATTGGCAAGAACGGCACGTGCTGGTCAAAGCGGCGTTTCCCCTGAATATGGATGCAGCGACTGCCACCTACGACATTCCCTTTGGCGCCATTCAGCGATCGACCCGTCCCCAAACTGCGCACGAAAAAGCCAAGTGGGAAGTGCCAGCACTACGTTGGGCTGATCTCAGCGACACGGCCAGCAACAATTCCTACGGATTCAGCGTGCTCAGCGACGGCAAACATGGCTATGACTGCCAACCGCATCAAATTCGCCTGACGCTCCTGCGCAGCCCTGCCTGGCCCGACCCCAACGCCGATCGCGGCCTACACCAATTCACGTATGCGGTCTATCCACACGATCGCAATTGGCAAACTGCCCACACACTCCGACGCGGCTATGAACTGAATCAACCCTTGCGAATTGTGCAAACACAACCGACCGCATCGCTTCCCACTCCCCATTCTCCACTCCCTAGTAGCGGGCAATTCGTGAACTTATCTGCCAATAACCTTGTGCTTTCGGCCTTCAAGCGATCAGAAGAATCGCCAGATCAATGGATAATCCGCTGCTACGAAAGCCACGGACAGTCCGCCACCATTGACTGGTCAAGTGGGTTCAGCCCCATTCTGGGTCAACGGCTCAACGTTAAGGCTGTGAAGTCGGCTAATTTACTAGAGCGCCCAACTACTCAAGCGCCTAGCCCGATCGCACCCTGGAGAATTGCCACCTTTCTAATGAGTGAATTGTAA
- the ppk1 gene encoding polyphosphate kinase 1, which produces MPDVKKQSPTIDLTSREYYVNRELSWLDFNYRVLHEAFDERTLLLERLKFLAIFSSNLDEFFMIRVAILKDQIDALEVKLAPDRLSPQEQMTAIVERLSPLIAQQHQHFEQELRPKLKTVGVHLLSYSDLNKEQRTYLQTFFQKRIFPVLTPLGVDPGRPFPLMSNLSLNLAVALKRPRTGQTLFARVKIPNLLPRFIALPPDLYPQGQAIVWMGVPLEQIVAHNLSSLFRGMEILESSVFRVTRDADFPAQEDGADDLLVAISQELPKRRFKGDAVRLEIQASASEFVREKLVEGLKLSEQDVYNIDGLLNLKDLFFFGSMPLPDLKDPPWTPVVPPRFQRAVEAEKVSSLLDTSDVEDCFSIIRQGDILVHHPYESFTDSVQFFIRQAADDPNVQAIKMTLYRTSGDSPIIQALIRAAENEKQVVALVEIKARFDEESNIQWAQKLEEAGVHVVYGFVGLKTHTKIVLVVRQEGEDLRRYVHVGTGNYNPKTAKLYTDLGLFSCRDELGADLTQLFNFLTGYAEEHAYHKLLVSPISMRDRMIEMIQQEVKHVQQGKPGHLIAKMNSLVDPQIITTLYEASQAGVKIDLIVRGICCLRAGVKGVSDNIRVISIIGRYLEHSRIFYFYNDGDERVYIGSADWMPRNLDRRVEAVTPIEDPELAKQLKDLLDLMLSDNRQAWELQADGTYVQRQPGKDEPERSTHNLLMEQAARSAAIL; this is translated from the coding sequence ATGCCGGATGTGAAGAAACAATCCCCCACCATTGACTTAACGAGCAGAGAATATTACGTCAATCGCGAACTGAGTTGGCTAGATTTCAACTACCGAGTTTTGCATGAGGCGTTTGATGAGCGTACGCTGTTACTAGAGCGGCTGAAGTTTTTAGCGATTTTTAGCTCTAACTTGGATGAGTTCTTCATGATCCGGGTGGCGATTCTAAAAGATCAAATCGATGCTTTAGAAGTCAAGCTTGCCCCCGATCGGCTTTCTCCACAGGAACAAATGACGGCGATTGTGGAGCGATTAAGTCCCCTGATTGCCCAACAACATCAGCACTTTGAACAAGAACTGCGCCCTAAGCTCAAAACTGTGGGGGTGCATCTATTAAGTTACAGTGATCTCAACAAGGAACAGCGCACCTATCTGCAAACTTTCTTTCAGAAGCGAATTTTTCCAGTTTTAACGCCACTGGGAGTCGATCCAGGGCGACCGTTTCCGCTGATGTCCAATCTCAGCCTCAATTTAGCTGTAGCGCTGAAGCGACCTCGGACGGGTCAAACCCTGTTTGCTCGGGTAAAAATTCCCAATCTGCTACCTCGCTTTATCGCTCTGCCACCAGACCTATACCCTCAAGGACAGGCGATCGTCTGGATGGGTGTCCCTCTAGAGCAAATTGTGGCGCATAATCTTTCGTCGCTATTTCGGGGCATGGAGATTTTAGAATCCAGTGTGTTTCGAGTCACCCGCGATGCCGACTTTCCAGCCCAAGAAGATGGCGCCGACGATCTACTGGTGGCGATCTCTCAAGAACTACCGAAACGACGCTTTAAAGGGGATGCCGTGCGGTTGGAAATTCAGGCGTCGGCATCCGAATTTGTGCGCGAGAAGCTGGTAGAAGGGTTAAAGCTGAGCGAGCAAGATGTTTACAACATTGATGGCTTATTGAACCTGAAAGATTTGTTTTTCTTCGGATCGATGCCCCTACCTGACCTGAAAGACCCACCGTGGACTCCGGTGGTGCCGCCGCGCTTTCAACGGGCCGTAGAAGCAGAAAAAGTCAGTAGCTTACTGGATACCAGCGATGTGGAAGATTGCTTTTCCATCATTCGACAGGGCGACATCTTGGTACACCATCCCTACGAGTCGTTCACGGATTCAGTGCAATTTTTCATTCGCCAAGCTGCCGATGATCCGAACGTGCAAGCTATTAAAATGACGCTGTACCGCACCTCTGGAGATTCACCGATTATTCAAGCTCTGATTCGAGCGGCTGAAAACGAGAAGCAAGTGGTGGCGTTGGTAGAAATCAAGGCGCGGTTTGACGAAGAGAGCAATATTCAATGGGCCCAAAAGCTGGAAGAGGCAGGAGTTCACGTAGTTTATGGCTTCGTGGGGCTGAAAACTCATACCAAAATTGTGTTAGTGGTACGGCAAGAAGGCGAAGACCTACGGCGCTATGTTCATGTCGGAACAGGCAATTACAATCCTAAAACTGCCAAGCTTTACACCGATTTGGGGCTGTTTAGTTGCCGTGACGAGTTGGGAGCCGATCTCACTCAGTTATTTAATTTTCTGACGGGCTATGCCGAAGAACATGCTTATCATAAGCTGTTGGTTTCACCAATCAGTATGCGCGATCGCATGATTGAGATGATTCAGCAAGAGGTAAAGCACGTTCAGCAGGGCAAGCCGGGACATTTGATTGCCAAAATGAATTCCTTGGTCGATCCACAAATCATTACTACTCTGTATGAAGCGTCACAAGCGGGCGTAAAAATTGATTTAATTGTGCGAGGTATTTGCTGTTTAAGAGCAGGTGTAAAGGGGGTTAGCGACAATATTCGTGTGATTAGTATCATTGGTCGCTATCTTGAACACTCGCGGATTTTCTATTTCTACAACGATGGTGACGAAAGGGTGTACATTGGGAGCGCTGATTGGATGCCGCGCAATCTCGATCGCCGGGTGGAGGCTGTGACGCCCATCGAAGATCCCGAACTCGCTAAACAATTGAAGGATTTGTTGGACCTGATGCTGAGCGATAATCGCCAAGCTTGGGAACTGCAAGCAGATGGAACCTATGTACAGCGGCAACCTGGCAAGGATGAACCCGAACGCAGTACCCACAACTTACTGATGGAACAAGCCGCCCGATCGGCAGCAATACTTTGA